In Diabrotica undecimpunctata isolate CICGRU chromosome 4, icDiaUnde3, whole genome shotgun sequence, a single genomic region encodes these proteins:
- the LOC140438948 gene encoding uncharacterized protein, with translation MKTAVNKVKTDQWHPNYYNWLRPIVSSIGSPTQPLAKFLANQLQPYAEEADSYVKNAGHFIERIKDVTLDPGHLLVSFDVVSLFTNVPVEESLEIIGKKYPIPPDTLNLTRHCLNNTYFIYKDQRYKKVEGAPMGSPLSPVIANLFMQEIEIRAITTAEYKPKLWLRYVDDTFIIWTHGEEKLNTFLNHINTIHPKIQFTMELEKDQQLPFLDVLIIKKTDGTLGYTIIQKTTAIVTPSKVPQVKQPR, from the exons ATGAAAACAGCAGTCAATAAAGTGAAAACGGATCAA TGGCATCCCAACTACTACAACTGGCTACGACCAATAGTTAGTTCAATCGGATCACCCACACAGCCGCTCGCAAAGTTCTTAGCCAATCAGTTACAACCGTACGCagaggaagcggattcttacgtcaagaacgcagGCCACTTCATCGAGCGTATAAAGGACGTGACTCTTGACCCGGGACATTTGCTAGTGAGTTTTGACGTGGTGTCACTTTTTACTAACGTCCCAGTAGAAGAATCGTTAGAGATTATAGGAAAAAAATACCCAATACCACCGGATACACTAAACCTAACGAGACACTGCCTCAACAACACATATTTCATATACAAAGACCAAAGGTACAAAAAAGTCGAGGGAGCACccatgggttcaccactgtcaccgGTGATAGCAAATCTGTTtatgcaagaaatagaaatacgagCAATAACAACGGCAGAGTATAAACCGAAACTATGGTTGAGATACGTGGACGACACCTTCATTATCTGGACACATGGggaagaaaaactaaatacattccTAAATCACATTAACACCATCCACCCCAAAATTCAGTTTACTATGGAACTAGAGAAAGACCAACAGCTACCGTTTTTGGATGTTTTAATAATCAAGAAAACAGATGGAACTTTAGGATACACG atcattcaaaagacGACAGCAATTGTTACTCCCAGCAAAGTACCTCAAGTGAAGCAACCGAGGTAA